Genomic segment of Umezawaea sp. Da 62-37:
CTCCACTCGGGTCGTGGGCGGCGATCCGTTCGCAGATCCGGCGGTGCCCCCGGTTGGAGGCCGCGCACAGGCCGGGGTCGGTCCTGCCCGTGTAGCGGGCCGTGTTGCCGACCTGGCTCTCCAGCGCGCGCACCACTCCCCTGGCGATGCGGTTGCCGGACGTCCGCATGATCCGGTCGTGGAAGGCCTGGTCCTGCTCGCGGTAGGCGAGCGGGTCGTCCACCAGCCGGTCCATCAGGTCGACGAGTTCGCGCAGCGCGTCGACGGTGTCCTGGTCGGCGACGCGGGCGGCGACCAGGGCCATGTCCGACTCCAGCAGCCTGCGGGTGACCACCAGGTCGTCCAGGACGCCCAGGGTCCCGTCCTCGGCGACCACGGCCGCGAGCACGACCTCGTCGAGCGTGTTCCACGTCGCCTGCGGGGTGACCAGCGTGCCCGCGCCCTGGCGCACCTGGACCATCCCCTTCTCCTGCAACACCTTCATCGCTTCGCGGATGACCGTCCTGCTCACCGAGAAGGCTTCGCACAACGCGGGCTCCGGCGGCAGGGACGTCCCCTGGGGGTGGTCGCCGCGCACGATGCGCGCCACGAGTTCGGCGGTGACCGCCGTGGCCAGGTTCGCGGGCCGTCGCACCCAGTTCGGGGTGACGGGCGCGCCCGCGACCGGTTCGGGGCCTGGTGCCGTCATCGTTCCTCCGGTTTGCCCGAGCCGGTGCGCTCGGACCTGCCGACGAGTGTAGCCGCAGGAGTGGTTGACGTCATACGTCATACGACTTATGTTCACCGCACCTCGTCGGGCCGTCCACCGCCCGACCACCCTCTCGGAAGTGAGCCGGCAATGAAGCAGCGCGCACTGTGGTCCGCTGTCCTGGTCGCGGCGGTGATGGCGGTCGCGGGCTGCGGGAGTGCCGCCGGGCCGGGTTCCCCGGCGGGCGGGTCGAGCGACAAGCTCGTGGTCTGGGACTGGAAGTCCGGTGACGCGAAGGTGAAGGGCTACGTGGAGAAGGCCAAGGCCGACTTCGCCAGGAACCACCCCGGCGTCGAAGTGGAGTTCGTGGCCCAGCCGTTCGACCAGTACTACACGCTGCTCGGGACGGCGATCCAGTCGGGCAAGGGGCCCGACGTCATCCTCTTCAACGGCGGCGGTCAGATCCGCGACCGCGCCGACGCCCTCGCCCCGCTCGACTCCTACGTGGCCGAGGACAGGCAGCGGCTGGCGGGCTGGGACGCGTTCACCAAGGACGGGAAGACCTACGCGGCACCGGTGACCCTGCAAGGACACCCCTTCTACTACAACAAGGACCTCTACCAGCAGGCGGGCCTGAACCCGGACGCACCGGCCAGGACGTGGGCCGACTTCGTCGAGGACTGCGGAGCCATCGCCGAGAAGACCGGCGCGAAGTGCCTGGCGCTGGGCAACAAGGAGGGCTACGGCATCCAGTTCTTCCTGTCCGCCATGGGATCGACGACCCTGACCGCGCAGGAGTACGACGACTGGATCGCGGGCAAGCGGAACTGGACCTCACCGGACGTGAAGCGCGTCTTCGAACTCTGGAAGGAGGCGAACGACGCCGGTCTGAACAACGACGGCGTCAACTCGACCGCGATGTTCAACGACGAGTTCGCGCTCTTCCAGTCGGCCAAGGCCGCCAACGTCATCGGCCTGATGTCCGACGTCGGGCACTGGAAGGACTTCGCCGAGTTCATCGCCCCGGACAGGATCGGCGTCATGGCGGCGCCCGTGGTCAACCCCGCGGCGACGCCGAGCCTGCCCTTCGACGGCGGCATCGGCTACGGGGTCGCGAAGTGGACCAAGGACCCGAAGCTGGCCGCGGACCTGGTGCGCTCGCTGACCTCGACCGACGCCCTGAAGGCGTTC
This window contains:
- a CDS encoding extracellular solute-binding protein codes for the protein MKQRALWSAVLVAAVMAVAGCGSAAGPGSPAGGSSDKLVVWDWKSGDAKVKGYVEKAKADFARNHPGVEVEFVAQPFDQYYTLLGTAIQSGKGPDVILFNGGGQIRDRADALAPLDSYVAEDRQRLAGWDAFTKDGKTYAAPVTLQGHPFYYNKDLYQQAGLNPDAPARTWADFVEDCGAIAEKTGAKCLALGNKEGYGIQFFLSAMGSTTLTAQEYDDWIAGKRNWTSPDVKRVFELWKEANDAGLNNDGVNSTAMFNDEFALFQSAKAANVIGLMSDVGHWKDFAEFIAPDRIGVMAAPVVNPAATPSLPFDGGIGYGVAKWTKDPKLAADLVRSLTSTDALKAFYADGGAITSDTSIDVSAGGPSVKTIVSEVKAGKPALHVALSSKTLDLMGRLSQQLISGSTTVDEVVQQLAASDTTG
- a CDS encoding FadR/GntR family transcriptional regulator; this translates as MTAPGPEPVAGAPVTPNWVRRPANLATAVTAELVARIVRGDHPQGTSLPPEPALCEAFSVSRTVIREAMKVLQEKGMVQVRQGAGTLVTPQATWNTLDEVVLAAVVAEDGTLGVLDDLVVTRRLLESDMALVAARVADQDTVDALRELVDLMDRLVDDPLAYREQDQAFHDRIMRTSGNRIARGVVRALESQVGNTARYTGRTDPGLCAASNRGHRRICERIAAHDPSGAAEAMSAHITEAWLVRRSGAGDPSRLER